The Bacillus sp. F19 DNA segment AATAAAATGCAAAAGTAATGAACCCTTATATATCAAGGGTTTGACCCTTGTTCAAGGAAATTCTGAGACAAGATTTGGTTTAACTTTTGTTGAAGAGTGAATCTTTCATCAGATATTTTCTTTATTTTTGCTTTATCTTTCATAAAACTAATCTGAAACCACTTTTTCTGATGGAAACTAAACCAGAGGAAGGTGGTTTTTTGTATGTTGTTAGAAGATATTCTTGAGGAATACATGTGCCATTGCCAAGCAAAAGGATTTACAGCAAAAACTATAAAGAACAAAAGGCAAGAGTATAAGCAGTTGAAGAATTTCTTAAAAGAAAAGAGAGCAATTACAGAAATTGAAAGCATCACTACAAAGCATATTTAAGAGTGAAACAGAAAGATGGATTGCAACCACAATCAATTGTGTCCATGTTTAAAATGATTAAGGCATTCTTTGCGTGGTGCGAGCAGGAAGAATATTTAAAGGGAAATATCGCAAAGAATGTTGAGACACCCAAGTACCAAAGAAAGTGTTGAAGGGTTTTACTCCCAAAGAAGTTTATTCCATGATTGAAGCATTTACTTATAAGAACTATCTAGAAACCAGAAACAAGGCAATCATTGCAATTTTGTCTGACTGTGGATTAAGAGCAATGGAGATTAGAGGGTTGACTGATAATGTAAGGGAAACATCAATCTTGGTTAATGGTAAGGGAAATAAGGAGAGGATTGTTTTTATATCTCCTGCACTCAAAAGAATCCTTATCAAGTACGAAAGAATGAAGAAAGAGTATTTCCAAGACAAAGACACAACAAATCATTATTTCTTATCTTACACAGGTAATGATATTTCACATGTGGCTCTGGACAATGTAATTAAAAAAGCGGGGAAAAGAGCAGGTGTTGAGGGTAAAAGGGTTTCACCTCATACATTCCGTCATTTCTATGCCGTCCAATGCTTACAGCAAGGAATTGATGTTTATTCATTATCAAGATTGTTGGGGCATTCAGATATTTCAATTACTTAAAGGTATCTCCATTCAATGGATGATGAACAGTTTTTGGATAAAGCAGTTTCTTCTAGTCCTCTAATGAATATTAGGAAGTTGAAGAAATGAATAAACAGTTGAAACATATTGTTTACTACACTAAGAAAGTTGCAGAAAAAGGTGCAAAAGCAAGTCCAACATAAGAATAAAATACTTAAAAATTAAATACATTTAGAACGGTCTTACGGAGGGTGGATGGTAAATTAGTGATACTAGGTCTTGTGAAAATTGAAAAATCATGGGCAGGGCTAAATGGCTATGATACAGATAACATTAGAGAAAAAGTAGAATTAACATTATACGGTAATAAGTTTTCAAAATTTATATTTAATGAACAATAAAAAATGTGCAAATATTATTAAAGCATCCATAAAGATATGGGTGCTTTTTATTTATGAAAGGAAGAAGGAAATGAATATACAAGAGTATATTAAAATCGTTCACTACGGAAATCCTTTCTGGTTCGTGGATGAAGTATCCCATTATACAAGTCAAAAACGTATTTTGGAAACTATTGAAAAGAAAAAATATTTAGATGACAGACACACTATTTCAAATAGGGTGGTAGAAAACTACAATGGTAAACCTTATGAGCGTAGCGTTGTACTTCAATATGCAAAATGACCTTGATGACTTCATTAATATCATTGATGCTATGGAAGACTTATTATTAAGCAAGTTTAGTGATTCATTCTATAAATTCCATAATCCAATCCCTGTTGTTATAGGTCAACAATTGAAGGGCGAAGGATTAAATCCCCATATCGTTGGTGGTGGTATTACATTAGATGATAATGCTGACTTTAAATTCGCTCATGGTGAATTGAATCATCAAGCGTTTGATACTATCTTAAATCGTTTTGGGGCAACGAAACTATGATATTACAGGTGTCTCTATTGAGAAAAAAGGATACCTTGATATTACTTGTTAAGACGACTGTTGAAGTTGGAGATGTGACAACATACACATTCAATCCTGTAAAAACAGGTCAATTTTACTTCTTACTTATCAGAGCAATGTATGTGAATAAGGGTAATGTATTTTATGCAACCATGCAGGAATCGCCAACTGTTGCAACAGAACAAAAACCACTATGGTAAAACTAGTTCGGCTTCTTCAGAAGTCGGCTTTTTTCATGAATTAAAATTTCAACTAAATAAAAAGATAAACCACTTTCCTACTATAATAATATAGGAAATGTAGACATGTACTAATAAACATGGTATATTTTTCATCATAGAATAAGTGATTCGGATTAGGCGTAAAAACGTTGATATATCAATGTTAAAAATGATGATGATGCAAATTGCAAATGGGAATGAAACCATCCCAAAAGAAAATCAATCAAATGATGAAAATGATGAACAATCAAGCAAAATAAAAATTCTGCGGGATTTTTATATGATAAAAAGCACGCTCAGAAGCGTGCTTTTTTGTATGGTTTTTAAGAATAAGTCATTCGTTTCATTGAACTGTAGCTATAACGATTGTATTCATTCAGCAAGTGATCGAGTTCCTGACTGTATTGAATGGACACGTTTGAGTTAATTCCATTTTTCGTTGCGATATCGATCATTTCCGCTCGTTTTTTTTCAATAAGTTTCAATAATTCTTGTTTAGACACGAAAACTTGTCCTTTCTGTATGTAAGTTCTATCCGATCCTCTTGCTAATAATTTCTATTATATCCTAATTTGGAAAATAGTTCGAAGGGAAAATAAGGATTTTTCCAATTAATATATGACTATTATAAAGGTAACAGCTCTATGAAGAAATCCCTTTGAATAGTTGTTAAGGAATTGACATAAAAATGTCACATAGTGAAACATATAATTCTCTGGATGTATTTGCTAAAATGTAATGTGACTCAACTAAGAGAGGAGGACAGTACAAATGACAGATTTGAATCTATTTATAGCCTTTGGAGCTGGTTTTTTATCTTTTGTCTCTCCTTGCTGCCTGCCTTTATATCCAGCCTTTTTATCATACATAACTGGTGTATCGGTCGGAGAGATAAAAACGGAAAATGCTATGCTGCAAAAGAGGAGTCTTCTTCACACACTGTTCTTTTTACTTGGATTCTCGATTATTTTTATCGCACTCGGTTTTGGGAGTTCTTTTATTGGGGAGTTCTTTTTTGGATATTCTGAATTGATCAGGCAAGTGGGAGCTATTCTTATTATCTTCTTTGGACTTGTGATCGTGGGTGTTTTCCAGCCGAAGTTCTTAATGAAGGAACACCGCTTTGAATTAAAAAACAGACCGTCTGGGTATCTAGGTTCTGTTTTAATAGGACTTGCATTTGCCGCAGGCTGGACGCCGTGTACAGGGCCAATCTTAACAGCTGTTTTCGCTTTGACGCTCAGCAACCCAGGTTCTGCAATGATCTATATGATAGCCTATATACTTGGTTTTGCTATTCCATTTCTTGTAATGGCTTTCTTTATTGGCAGGCTGGGATGGATCCGAAAACATAATTTGAAAATCATGAAGATTGGCGGATGGCTGATGATTCTTATTGGAATCATGCTCTTTTTCGACTGGATGACACAGATCATTATCTTATTCAGCAGATTGTTTGGAGGGTTTACAGGATTTTAGACCTAATAAATTTTATTTTTAGATCGATTTTACTACCTCTTGCTCCTTTTTTTGTTATAATAACCCATAGAATAGTAGAATTTGCTTTCGGAAAGACTGTGAGGAGGAGCTTGCATAGCTAAAGTACTGATAGTGGATGATGCCAAGTTTTATGAGGGTAACACTATCTAAAATACTTACAAGCAA contains these protein-coding regions:
- a CDS encoding tyrosine-type recombinase/integrase produces the protein MLKGFTPKEVYSMIEAFTYKNYLETRNKAIIAILSDCGLRAMEIRGLTDNVRETSILVNGKGNKERIVFISPALKRILIKYERMKKEYFQDKDTTNHYFLSYTGNDISHVALDNVIKKAGKRAGVEGKRVSPHTFRHFYAVQCLQQGIDVYSLSRLLGHSDISIT
- a CDS encoding aspartyl-phosphate phosphatase Spo0E family protein, whose product is MSKQELLKLIEKKRAEMIDIATKNGINSNVSIQYSQELDHLLNEYNRYSYSSMKRMTYS
- a CDS encoding cytochrome c biogenesis protein CcdA — encoded protein: MTDLNLFIAFGAGFLSFVSPCCLPLYPAFLSYITGVSVGEIKTENAMLQKRSLLHTLFFLLGFSIIFIALGFGSSFIGEFFFGYSELIRQVGAILIIFFGLVIVGVFQPKFLMKEHRFELKNRPSGYLGSVLIGLAFAAGWTPCTGPILTAVFALTLSNPGSAMIYMIAYILGFAIPFLVMAFFIGRLGWIRKHNLKIMKIGGWLMILIGIMLFFDWMTQIIILFSRLFGGFTGF